The following proteins come from a genomic window of Venturia canescens isolate UGA chromosome 4, ASM1945775v1, whole genome shotgun sequence:
- the LOC122409273 gene encoding diacylglycerol lipase-beta-like isoform X3 — MHEVDICSCGKHASLWKSLVYSPRYPSNYTTFSKMPALQLFGRKWLAASDDLVYPGLFEIFIRVLWLVLVGISCLRFYDETWKCRTGGELVRVFLAGEMVILGVVTILVFVIVNHSARGSITDTHARRFVQPLLTIKILLLLPEIVWNILGTLWVLSDHVDCKNENYTLTVVEALVFFDWVLIGLAILGLALVFDPLGSLGLPDKVLEDSIEHGKVSRIWLRRFKFLWWMRRDESANDTFQHVAGLLSALFRGTDLVPSDVMAGCVLLRVRQKRETLELRRLNILKRPEYTIDSANIFAGAPNWMSLERAHHYLKLAIASYGWLYVVYQHACTGCFRLARGMTCCACFRRERTNVLDDNCCLCSMAGVKYLSKLPEENILFASFRNHLCEIPFCVIADHKTSSIVIAIRGSLSVRDLITDIAAASESFHPEGLPPDSMAHKGMIVGAKVLLKQLEQYKILENAFATYPHYSLVLTGHSLGAGLAVLLALLIRPRYPHLKVYAFSTPAGLLSREAARVTEEFVLTVGLGDDLVMRLSVDSIENFRTSLLITLQACRLPKYRVVLNGFGYILFGVPDRDLNRTWRNGNTINSIPGQLPLLSELPTTRQAETMVFERDVTRRRYSKVRLYNAGRILHLARCKPSQPDKSKKVSKKERQYEMRWAEAEDFMELSVMPRMLLDHLPENLEFALATLLRQQEELPVYIDSS, encoded by the exons AAAAATGCCAGCGCTTCAACTGTTCGGAAGGAAATGGCTAGCAGCCTCCGACGATCTAGTCTACCCAGGCCTCTTCGAGATTTTCATAAGAGTTCTCTG GCTCGTTCTTGTGGGGATTTCATGCTTGAGGTTCTACGACGAGACGTGGAAATGTCGGACAGGAGGCGAACTCGTGAGGGTGTTCCTCGCCGGTGAAATGGTTATCCTTGGCGTTGTGACCATTCTTGTATTCGTCATCGTAAATCACAGTGCGAGAGGATCGATTACCGATACCCACGCGAGAAGATTCGTTCAACCGCTTCTAACTATCAA AATATTGCTGCTCCTGCCGGAAATAGTATGGAACATTCTCGGAACATTGTGGGTATTAAGCGATCACGTGGATtgcaaaaacgagaattaCACGCTGACGGTGGTGGAGGCACTGGTATTTTTCGACTGGGTATTAATCGGCCTCGCTATTCTGGGTCTCGCGCTTGTGTTCGACCCCCTCGGTTCCCTCGGCTTGCCGGACAAAGTGCTCGAGGACTCGATCGAGCACGGCAAGGTTTCGAGAATTTGGTTGAGAAGATTCAAGTTTTTGTGGTGGATGAGACGAGACGAGAGCGCTAACGATACGTTCCAACATGTTGCTG GACTACTGAGCGCCCTATTCCGAGGCACGGACTTGGTACCCTCGGACGTGATGGCCGGCTGCGTTTTACTCCGAGTTCGTCAGAAGCGCGAAACGCTTGAGCTAAGGCGCCTCAACATATTGAAGCGTCCTGAATACACGATCG ACAGCGCAAACATTTTTGCCGGTGCCCCGAATTGGATGTCGCTGGAACGCGCCCACCATTACTTGAAGTTAGCTATAGCATCGTACGGATGGTTGTACGTCGTCTACCAGCACGCCTGTACCGGATGCTTCAGACTCGCTAGAGGGATGACGTGCTGCGCCTGTTTCAGGAGAGAGCGCACCAACGTTTTGGACGACAATTGCTGTCTTTGCAGCATGGCCGGGGTCAAATATCTCTCGAAACTTCCCGAGGAAAACATACTCTTTGCCTCCTTCAGGAATCACCTGTGCGAA ATACCATTTTGTGTGATAGCCGACCACAAGACCTCGTCGATCGTTATCGCGATCAGAGGATCGCTCTCAGTGCGGGATTTGATAACGGACATAGCAGCCGCTTCCGAGTCTTTCCACCCGGAGGGTCTTCCTCCGGATAGCATG GCTCACAAGGGTATGATCGTCGGTGCAAAAGTCCTCCTCAAACAGTTGGAGCAATACAAAATACTGGAAAACGCGTTTGCTACGTACCCTCACTACAGTTTGGTTTTGACAG GACATAGCTTGGGTGCCGGACTGGCCGTGCTACTGGCGCTGCTTATCAGGCCTCGTTACCCCCACCTGAAGGTTTATGCTTTCTCAACGCCAG CTGGTTTACTCAGCAGAGAAGCTGCCAGGGTGACGGAGGAGTTTGTGCTGACCGTAGGACTGGGCGATGACTTGGTCATGAGGCTCAGTGTCGACAGCATCGAGAACTTCCGAACGTCGCTTCTCATAACCCTGCAAGCTTGTCGTTTACCAAAA TACAGAGTCGTTTTGAATGGATTTGGTTACATACTGTTCGGCGTACCTGATCGAGACCTCAACAGAACGTGGAGGAATGGTAATACCATCAACTCCATACCTGGCCAATTACCTTTGCTCTCCGAATTACCAACGACGCGTCAAGCG gAAACAATGGTATTCGAACGAGACGTGACCAGAAGACGTTACTCCAAGGTCAGATTGTACAATGCCGGTCGAATACTCCATCTGGCTCGATGTAAACCGTCACAGCCGGACAAAAG CAAAAAAGTGAGCAAAAAAGAGAGACAGTACGAAATGCGATGGGCCGAAGCGGAAGACTTCATGGAACTTTCTGTTATGCCACGAATGCTGCTCGACCATTTGCCAGAAAATTTGGAATTCGCTTTAGCAACGTTGCTACGACAGCAGGAAGAACTTCCGGTTTATATAGATTCCTCGTAA
- the LOC122409273 gene encoding diacylglycerol lipase-beta-like isoform X4 yields MPALQLFGRKWLAASDDLVYPGLFEIFIRVLWLVLVGISCLRFYDETWKCRTGGELVRVFLAGEMVILGVVTILVFVIVNHSARGSITDTHARRFVQPLLTIKILLLLPEIVWNILGTLWVLSDHVDCKNENYTLTVVEALVFFDWVLIGLAILGLALVFDPLGSLGLPDKVLEDSIEHGKVSRIWLRRFKFLWWMRRDESANDTFQHVAGLLSALFRGTDLVPSDVMAGCVLLRVRQKRETLELRRLNILKRPEYTIDSANIFAGAPNWMSLERAHHYLKLAIASYGWLYVVYQHACTGCFRLARGMTCCACFRRERTNVLDDNCCLCSMAGVKYLSKLPEENILFASFRNHLCEIPFCVIADHKTSSIVIAIRGSLSVRDLITDIAAASESFHPEGLPPDSMAHKGMIVGAKVLLKQLEQYKILENAFATYPHYSLVLTGHSLGAGLAVLLALLIRPRYPHLKVYAFSTPAGLLSREAARVTEEFVLTVGLGDDLVMRLSVDSIENFRTSLLITLQACRLPKYRVVLNGFGYILFGVPDRDLNRTWRNGNTINSIPGQLPLLSELPTTRQAETMVFERDVTRRRYSKVRLYNAGRILHLARCKPSQPDKSKKVSKKERQYEMRWAEAEDFMELSVMPRMLLDHLPENLEFALATLLRQQEELPVYIDSS; encoded by the exons ATGCCAGCGCTTCAACTGTTCGGAAGGAAATGGCTAGCAGCCTCCGACGATCTAGTCTACCCAGGCCTCTTCGAGATTTTCATAAGAGTTCTCTG GCTCGTTCTTGTGGGGATTTCATGCTTGAGGTTCTACGACGAGACGTGGAAATGTCGGACAGGAGGCGAACTCGTGAGGGTGTTCCTCGCCGGTGAAATGGTTATCCTTGGCGTTGTGACCATTCTTGTATTCGTCATCGTAAATCACAGTGCGAGAGGATCGATTACCGATACCCACGCGAGAAGATTCGTTCAACCGCTTCTAACTATCAA AATATTGCTGCTCCTGCCGGAAATAGTATGGAACATTCTCGGAACATTGTGGGTATTAAGCGATCACGTGGATtgcaaaaacgagaattaCACGCTGACGGTGGTGGAGGCACTGGTATTTTTCGACTGGGTATTAATCGGCCTCGCTATTCTGGGTCTCGCGCTTGTGTTCGACCCCCTCGGTTCCCTCGGCTTGCCGGACAAAGTGCTCGAGGACTCGATCGAGCACGGCAAGGTTTCGAGAATTTGGTTGAGAAGATTCAAGTTTTTGTGGTGGATGAGACGAGACGAGAGCGCTAACGATACGTTCCAACATGTTGCTG GACTACTGAGCGCCCTATTCCGAGGCACGGACTTGGTACCCTCGGACGTGATGGCCGGCTGCGTTTTACTCCGAGTTCGTCAGAAGCGCGAAACGCTTGAGCTAAGGCGCCTCAACATATTGAAGCGTCCTGAATACACGATCG ACAGCGCAAACATTTTTGCCGGTGCCCCGAATTGGATGTCGCTGGAACGCGCCCACCATTACTTGAAGTTAGCTATAGCATCGTACGGATGGTTGTACGTCGTCTACCAGCACGCCTGTACCGGATGCTTCAGACTCGCTAGAGGGATGACGTGCTGCGCCTGTTTCAGGAGAGAGCGCACCAACGTTTTGGACGACAATTGCTGTCTTTGCAGCATGGCCGGGGTCAAATATCTCTCGAAACTTCCCGAGGAAAACATACTCTTTGCCTCCTTCAGGAATCACCTGTGCGAA ATACCATTTTGTGTGATAGCCGACCACAAGACCTCGTCGATCGTTATCGCGATCAGAGGATCGCTCTCAGTGCGGGATTTGATAACGGACATAGCAGCCGCTTCCGAGTCTTTCCACCCGGAGGGTCTTCCTCCGGATAGCATG GCTCACAAGGGTATGATCGTCGGTGCAAAAGTCCTCCTCAAACAGTTGGAGCAATACAAAATACTGGAAAACGCGTTTGCTACGTACCCTCACTACAGTTTGGTTTTGACAG GACATAGCTTGGGTGCCGGACTGGCCGTGCTACTGGCGCTGCTTATCAGGCCTCGTTACCCCCACCTGAAGGTTTATGCTTTCTCAACGCCAG CTGGTTTACTCAGCAGAGAAGCTGCCAGGGTGACGGAGGAGTTTGTGCTGACCGTAGGACTGGGCGATGACTTGGTCATGAGGCTCAGTGTCGACAGCATCGAGAACTTCCGAACGTCGCTTCTCATAACCCTGCAAGCTTGTCGTTTACCAAAA TACAGAGTCGTTTTGAATGGATTTGGTTACATACTGTTCGGCGTACCTGATCGAGACCTCAACAGAACGTGGAGGAATGGTAATACCATCAACTCCATACCTGGCCAATTACCTTTGCTCTCCGAATTACCAACGACGCGTCAAGCG gAAACAATGGTATTCGAACGAGACGTGACCAGAAGACGTTACTCCAAGGTCAGATTGTACAATGCCGGTCGAATACTCCATCTGGCTCGATGTAAACCGTCACAGCCGGACAAAAG CAAAAAAGTGAGCAAAAAAGAGAGACAGTACGAAATGCGATGGGCCGAAGCGGAAGACTTCATGGAACTTTCTGTTATGCCACGAATGCTGCTCGACCATTTGCCAGAAAATTTGGAATTCGCTTTAGCAACGTTGCTACGACAGCAGGAAGAACTTCCGGTTTATATAGATTCCTCGTAA